The sequence GAACGTTCGTATATCCAAGGCGTTTGAGCCTTGCATCGGCAGTTCGTGCAAGTTCGGGTTCTATTTCGATCGTGTAAACCTCGGGAACCAGCTCCGACCATACCGCCGCCGCGTAGCCGGTCCCTGTTCCTATTTCCAGGACCTTTTGTCCCGGTTTTGGCCTTGTGGCCTCTGTCATCAGAGCGACCATGTACGGCTGTGATATTGTCTGGATCTTTCCTATGGGTAGCGAAACGTTCTCGTATGATCTTTCGCGGTATTTATCAGGGATGAATTCGTGCCTTTGGACCTTGCTTATGGCAGATAGCACGCCTTCATTCTTTATTCCCTTGGCACGAAGTGATTTCACAAGCGCGGCACGTTCTTTGGTATATTTCGTCTCCTCCTTTTGGGGCGTTGGCGACGCAAAGGCTTGATTAATCCCTAAAAGTATGAGTATGAAGAATAAGCGTTTCATAAATTCGTGTCATCCTGAACCGCCTGCGAAGGATCCGGTTGAACAAATTGTATTCGCCGGATTCTTCTTCGGGCTACGCCTTCGAGCATGACACGCATAATACATTATGCATGTCATAATAGCAACCCATAATAAGCACAAGATAGGGGAGATAGGCGACGTGATCAAGGGCCCGCAAATCAATGTCAGCTCCCTTCTTGACCATGAAGTGAAGCTCCCTCCCGAGACGGGCACCACATTTGTTGGCAACGCCCGTATAAAGGCTCTGGCGGTCTACAACGCCCTGCGAGAAGTGCGGTCCGCAGAACGCAGTACGCCGTACGATACTTGGGTCCTTGCCGACGACTCTGGTCTTGCGGTCGATGTGTTGAACGGTCAACCCGGGGTTTATTC is a genomic window of Deltaproteobacteria bacterium CG11_big_fil_rev_8_21_14_0_20_49_13 containing:
- a CDS encoding protein-L-isoaspartate O-methyltransferase, translated to MKRLFFILILLGINQAFASPTPQKEETKYTKERAALVKSLRAKGIKNEGVLSAISKVQRHEFIPDKYRERSYENVSLPIGKIQTISQPYMVALMTEATRPKPGQKVLEIGTGTGYAAAVWSELVPEVYTIEIEPELARTADARLKRLGYTNVHVKDGDGFYGWPEVGPFDAIILTCNAEKVPPKLAEQLKEGGRIIMPLGATYSNQTLVVITKTNAKLVSRPIAEVQFVPMVGDVKK